The following DNA comes from Triticum aestivum cultivar Chinese Spring chromosome 3D, IWGSC CS RefSeq v2.1, whole genome shotgun sequence.
GCCTCGCCCCTAACGGTACCGCCAGCGATGGCGTAGGTGGCGGCCGCCTACAAGGAGTGCGATGAGGCGGACGAGGTGGTGTTCGACGAGACCGACAGGAAGGAGGACATCGCCGAGGCCATGCCcagccgccacgaccacgaagcatGCACATCCACGGGCGCCGCCAGCAGCGAAGAAGAGTAGTGCACGGTAGGTTGCCGCCGCTCGGGTCCCGGGAAGAACACCGCTCCTCCCCTCCCtttgacgccaagcttggtgggctcaACATCGGCGGCCAATTAGCTGCTTGGCAGCGACGTGGAGGCGGACAACTTCACTTCTCGGGTCTCCGGAGGCGGAGGTTACAGAAGCGGAGCTGGAGAGCGCCGAGGTGGAGCTGGACAAGGAGAAGTTTTAGTTCTCGAGGTTCATGGCCTGACACGGGGAACGGACGCCAACGACCATTTAGATTACGTATTAATTATAACTCCACAGACAGACTAGCACCGTAGTTGatataaatgtaatgaaatctgtcatgtttatatgaaatccggtcgTGTTTGAGCGAATTTCTTCCGATTAGTTTGAATTGTTGGCCCGATGTATGTGGGCAGCGTTGAATGGCGGCCTCCCGTATCCatgtccgcggacggatgcgggagaaaatttgcTGGTTGCAGTTGAAGATGCCCTTACGGAccagtccgcggacgaatgcgggaggaaatttgccggttgcagTTGGAGATACCCTTATGTTACATGCTCAGTATTGTTCATGAATAGCAGCAGCCTACTAGTATAGCGGAAGCTCCCGAGGGAAATACAATTTGCTTCCTTGTTGTATATACACCCATATGaggattttttttaataattaaacAAAAAGTCAAATAGTTCAAAAGTATTTTTAGATTAAACTTGACTTTgttttgcactagtatataaattttcacgaaaaaaaccaACATTGAATTCAGGGCAAAAAAGACAAGATTTATTTTCTATTATAGGTCACTACCACACTATTTTGaccgaaaatttgtctttttttcaAAAGAAGAAGTCAAAGAGTGATTTTAGTTTTGTGAGATTTTTCTCACAAGTATAATAAAAGGTCAAGTTTATTTTAAAattattttttagatttttttgactttttgttgaattgCTAATTTATTTTTCCATATAAGGTACTCCCTCCGCCCTATAATATAAAAAAGTGAAGTTTAATTTAAACCTTGAGATTGTAGAGGTAGTCATAAACGAATCCTCACGTCCAATCCCTGAAGTCTGTACCCTATACTCTTTGATCCTGGTAGTTTTTAACCTTGATGCCTTTTTAGGAGGGGATTGGATGACGTGACACGGAGACGCTGGGATTGTTGACTGAACTTGGATTTCAGAACACACGTGCATGCATGGTTTATATTTGCATGGATCGATGGATGGTTAAATGGACGTGAGCAACGAGTTGGCTGCCGGAAAGCCGCGGAACAAGTTCCTCCCTTCTGAATCCTACGCTgccaaaaaaattcacaaaaaactTGTTATTTACTTCTCCTGCTGACATGTGGGTCTCACCCTCATCCCGGCCAATTCTGTTTGGATACGTCCTCAAGGTTAAAATCGACCGGGATCAAATAGTACAGGGTATATATTGTGAGGGTTCGTTTCTGACAACCTCTACAATTTCAAGGTTTAAATCAGACTTCATTcaatataaaaacgttttttatactagtgtagtgtagaaaacgtttttatattttggGAGAGAAGAAGTACCTAGGAACCAAACGTTCCCGTCCAGGGCCAGATCTATACATGGGTTACCACTTACCACGACGACCATCAAGAGCATGTATGTTGCAGAGTGAGGCGCATGCTAATAATCAATTGTGTGCGGTAAATTATTGTACCGATGCCACTTACGGTGGATGCAGAATATGAGTTAGAAGTACATCTTATTTAGACACTTTTGCAATGCAAAGGTCCACCAAATACTGGCATCGCATGCAGGAGCATGTGAGCAGATAGGTGTCACCGTAACCGTAGGTAGGATTGTATCACGCTGGCAGTCGCAGGTGGGCACGACCGCACGACGCAGGAGCTCAGTAGTAGCTGTGATTCTTGGGCTGTGCGCACccgccgccatagccgccgccgccgagctgcTGGTGGCGCTCGTACGCCGCGTAGTACTGCGTGCCGCCGGGCGCCGCAAggcccaccacctcctcctcttcgcAGTCGCTCTCCTCCTCGCTCTCTTCGTCGCTCTCACACCGCTGCTTCTCTCTCTCACGGCGGGCAAGAGCATCATACCCTGCGACGCCGCCGACGCCGCACCCTTGCCGCGGGTACGCATTTTGCAGGCCGCCGTAGCCCCCGTCCCCGTGCTGCTTCTGGACGAGCGTGTCGTACCCGGCGACGCCGGCGGCGCACCCTTTGTACGACGCGTTCTGCGCCACGCCGCCGTGGTAGAAAATGGTGTACCCTCCGCCATCAGCATCGTGTGCGTAAGCCTTCTGCCCAGCGCCGTAGCCGTGCTTCTGCGTCGCGCTGCCGTGGTGGACACCGCCGTACCCTCCGGCGTCGCTCCCGTGCTGGTACGCCTTCTCCCCGTAGCCTTGCTTCTGCACCGAGCTGTTGTAGTGGTGGACGGCGTCGTACTCTCCCGCTGCAGCGCCATGCTGGTACTGCTCGCCGCCGTAGCCGTGCTTCTTCACGACGCCGTAGCTGTCgtggtggagggcggcggcggcgctcccatGCTCGTACGCCTTGTGCTCGCCGTAGCCGGGCTTCTGGACCGTGCAGTCGTACGCCTTCTGCTCGCCATAGCCGTGCGCCTTCTTGCCGTAGCCATGCTTCTGGATCTTGCTGTCCTGGTGGAGAGCGGTGTACCCCTTGAGATTGCCTTCATGCTGGTACGCCGTATGCTCGCCGCCGTAGCCGCTCTTCTGGACCTTGCTGTCCTGGTGGTGACCACCGTACGCCTTCTGCTCGCCATAGCCATGCTTCTGCGCCGAGCTGTCATGGTGGGCCTCGGCCCCATAATGCTGGTAAGCCTTCTGCTCACCGTAGCCATACTTCTGCGTGGCGCCGGTGCTGTCGTGGCTGGCAGCGTCGTAGCCTCCATGCTGGTACGACGACGCCTTCTgcccgccgtagccaccgtgcttcTGCACGGAGCTTTCGTGGTGAAGGGCGCTGTAGCCTCCGGCGCCGCTTTCATGCTGGTACGACGACGCCTTCTGTTCGCCGCCGTAGCCGTGCTTCTGCGCGGCGCTGTCGCAGACGAGAGCGTCGAACCCTCCGACGTCGCTCCCGTACGCCTGCTGCCCGTAGCAGTGCTTCTGCACTTCGGCATCCTCGCTGCACAGCTCCGTCAGGGAGGCCGTCTTCTGCACGGCGCCGGCGTCGTTGTACGCCGCCTGCTTCCCGTTGAGGCTCATGTGGCTGATCTCGGTCACGACGGTGGTCACCGAGTCGGAGTTCTGGGTGTGGTAGCTTATCACGGGCTTGCTCTGGCCGTAGCCGCCGCCGAAGCCCAAAGCACGCTTGACGATGGACATGGCTGCTTGCTTGCTTGGGCTCCTACCTTCTTGCTCTTACTACTACGGCTAGCTTGCTTGGTTTGCTAGTTGCTTTGTGCTGGTGTGCCCATGTGGCTTTGGAAGGTAGGGTTTTATAGGCGCCGTGGCGTGGGTGGGAGCCATAGCATTTGTGCCTGGTATGGTAGCTGATGGATATATGCTCTAAACTTTATATCTGGTCAAGCATCTAGTGATTCGAACCTAGTTTCCGTGCTTGTCAGCAATGTAAATTTCCAAGCATCCTCGCCAAATTTCCAAGCATCTTGTATGTATGTCCAAATTTCCAAGCATCTTGTAATTATTGTTGGAAGATAAAGCCAAGATCCTATTCGCGAGCCATATTTGATGGCCTGTTTTCTTCCACTCCTAGCGGGGATGCTTACTTATCGTATCTTACAGTGAAATGATTTGATAATTTGTGCTAACGTGTCACATAAATAGATTTTTCTTTCTCTTGTAAAGAGGGTAGAAACCCCATGCCCTGCATCGAATAGTTGTATGCAACATTCCATTATCGCATAGTTTTTAATAATTCAAGATCACAAAATGGAGGACAAGATCAATTAAACACATAACAAGGCTGAAACAATCGAAAAGAACACATGACCATTCCAAGAGGCCTCATGTGTCACTAATCTAATTAATGTGTTGTAACCGATTGACCGTCTCCCAACAGTTGCACCTAGAGTCCATGCATGACCGATTTCCTCCCACAGAAGATAGGGCCACACACATAGCCAATTGATTGCCAGGGTTTAGCAAAGATTCAACCTTGGTCTTCTGCATTCGCCATCTCAGGAGTCAGCGAGGGACACCTTGTTCGAGCCTAGAGGCATGATACATCAATAATCAGCTGACACAACCTATCCACCAACTGGTGGTATCTTGCATTCAAATCTGGACAATACATTCTTTTGAAAGGAAACAACAAATGAGAATAACCAATGAATTGCGGTACATGGAAGCAACTTttgagaaggaattatcctgacaTTCCACCAATCTGTGAGAGAAGAGGTGGCAAAGTAAGGTGACCACCCTGGCATCTTCCACAATCCAATAGAAAACTGACATGAGGCAAGTAAATGGCATGTCGTTTCTATCCCGCTGAAACAAAGTTGACAAGAACTACAACGTGGCCAAACCTTTTTCTCAAGATTGTCAGCAGTTAAACTCTTCCATTGTCTAGGAAAAAATCTTGCATTTAAATGGAGCAAAGATGTACCTGATAAGGTTGCTGAAATCAACCAAGTCCAAGCCAAATAACTGAAATATGCATGCAAATTTCGTCGAATAGATCCCCTTTTTAGTCCATCACCAAGTCAGTTTATCATTTGTTCCAGGCAGAAGACTACAGAGCAACCTTTAGATAACATTGGCGAATTCATGAAGGGAAGTCTGAGGGAGATCATTTTTCATGAACTTATTAATCCAGGCATCATCATTAAGAGCATCAACCCCTGAGATATTCATGTTAGTAAAACACTTTAGATGGTTTGGCACGACAATTGCAAAAGGCATCTCCAAGagccactgatcataccaaagttTTGTAAGCATGCCATCGCCCATATTCACGTAAGTGTTTAAGATGCTTTGAGTTGCATCATCAACATGGAGAGCGATCAGGTTCCATCTAGTATTGCCACCACCTATGAAGCTTCAAGCATTGTTTTGGGCTCTGATAGAAGTAAATTCAAGCCCGCTTAACTCCTTTGGCTGACACACATTGGTCGAACACGCAAGACACATCCCGCCATTGGCTActttagaccccccccccccccccaaaaaaagtcCCTCTCAAGCTTCTCAATCAGCCAAAGAGGCCGGTCAACGATCATCATAGTGCTAGGCCATAGATGGTTCCTCTTTTAAGCCGATGGGAGGAACTATGGTGTAGAACCCCTAAACCCACGAAAAAAATTCAGAAAACCAAAGCTCCTCTTTTCTCTTTAATATTTGCAATCGCAAGCAATGGTAGGCATTGAGAACTTTTTGCTGAAGACATGAGTGCCTGCGCTTTGTAAAATTCCAGGTAAGCAAAAAGATATCGCTGCACACAGGTGGTGGGCACACTAGGTTTCCATGAGAAAGCGTCCACGAAGGAGGACGCATTTCCCCCATGCATCGTAGAATAGTAAAGAGGTCAATGTTTTAAAAAGAAGGGATGGTAGACCTCACATGCTTAGAGCACTGTCAATCAAAAAACATGTGGGCTAGCGACTCAACGGTGGACTTACAAAGCTGATGCGGTGATCACCTAGTCGTGAGTTTGTCAGTAGTCCATAGGTAATTTTTTAAGGGTCAAGCATGCGAAGGGTTTGCATATTTGGTGGCACCATGCCTCCCAGAAAAGGTTGTGAGTGCCTAGTTGCTCGAACTGGCATATAGAACGAGATAAATCTAGTGGTCAACTTTCACATGAGATTTGTTAGGCTAGTTTGGGTAAGATAAAAGAAATAAGAAGTCAATCCCAAAAGATGACGACCGGTGATGTGGTCCGAGGTGAATTGATCAAGCTTCAAGTTGTCCTGCCTCGCAAAGCTTGGCCGAtgacccccaccccccccccccccagatttAGGGGAAAAAAGAGGGGCGGGGCACTCTTCATTCTTCATTCGAAACTCATGAATGCCAGGTCGGAGGTTTTTGCCTTGTTATCAAATGTCTGATTTGAAAACTAATGGGTTAAAAAAGGGGATATCCTTTTCTTTGGCTACACCAACTAATGTAGTAGATTGCGTTCCCGGAGGACACTTTCTCCATTTCGTCAGTACTGGTAACAACGGATCTTGCCCCGGCACAGGAGCACAGGAACAATAGAAGGGAGAGGGGCATAATCTGTTGGCCTGCCTCATCAAGTCATGTTGGATGGTAGAACTATTCCGTGATCGAGCCATTGCAAGTGATGGTCCTAGTACCTAGTTGCACCCAAAAAGACTTGGGCATCTTGTCTTGATCATCAAATGGGCAATTCCAGTACAACACAAGGCTTGTGGGTAGAGACGATTCGTGTCAAAGTCATCTTTGAAAAATATCTCCTGTGAATTTATTGTGTCTAGGATGTCGAATCGTCGATGACACCAAGGGGCTTGGGTAAGTCCACTAGGCTTTTTTGAATTGTCAATCGATTCAGAAAAGTGCAATTTCAATTCATTGAAAAATGTAACTTGCACCTTTTAACTTAGTTGCATTTTTCGGGGAAGTGCAAGTCTTAGCTTTTTCTAAACTTGAGTTGCAATTTTCGTTATCGATCTGTGCAAGTTACGAGTCTGGGCTAGGGCCGGGGCTGGCCGTGGCCGTGGCAATGGCCGTTGAACGGCATCGCCATCTAGCTATCTGTTTCTTTGTTTCTCCTTTCGTTATCGATCTGTGCAAGTATGCCTTGTGTACGTACGGCCTTGCCTGGATTGGCCTTTATAGGAGATGCTTAGCATCCGCAGTGTGATGGCTATGGCCTATGAAAGCGTTTGTGGAATGGTGACCGGCCGGCCGTCTTCCACTCAGGCGGGCATCTGGCGGTGGAGCATGCAGAGACAGCGTAAATGAGAAGCGGCAGGGATAAGATCCTATTCGCTCGCCACATCGAACCTGCATATGGTAAAAGCAAAATATCCTGGTACAGGTTTGGGGGTCGCTGTTGATCGATGCCCAGACGACTGAGAGAGAGACTTCTTGTGCGATTTCCACAATAATAATGCGATCCCCAGAACCTCGTACTACTTGTCTATAAGCACAGATGCTTGGAACCATAACAGTTGGTGGAAGACAAGCCACCCCAGGTGAATTTTGCAGCCATGCACATGGCGTTCTACTTTTACCAGCAGGGTTGTCTCAACCTTGGCAAGGTGAGCCTCAAAAT
Coding sequences within:
- the LOC123080215 gene encoding filaggrin-2; its protein translation is MSIVKRALGFGGGYGQSKPVISYHTQNSDSVTTVVTEISHMSLNGKQAAYNDAGAVQKTASLTELCSEDAEVQKHCYGQQAYGSDVGGFDALVCDSAAQKHGYGGEQKASSYQHESGAGGYSALHHESSVQKHGGYGGQKASSYQHGGYDAASHDSTGATQKYGYGEQKAYQHYGAEAHHDSSAQKHGYGEQKAYGGHHQDSKVQKSGYGGEHTAYQHEGNLKGYTALHQDSKIQKHGYGKKAHGYGEQKAYDCTVQKPGYGEHKAYEHGSAAAALHHDSYGVVKKHGYGGEQYQHGAAAGEYDAVHHYNSSVQKQGYGEKAYQHGSDAGGYGGVHHGSATQKHGYGAGQKAYAHDADGGGYTIFYHGGVAQNASYKGCAAGVAGYDTLVQKQHGDGGYGGLQNAYPRQGCGVGGVAGYDALARREREKQRCESDEESEEESDCEEEEVVGLAAPGGTQYYAAYERHQQLGGGGYGGGCAQPKNHSYY